The Cydia pomonella isolate Wapato2018A chromosome 22, ilCydPomo1, whole genome shotgun sequence genomic interval gattaaaatataaaacataatctATTTCGTTTTACGTAAGCactgaataaatttaataataataataatacaagcATTACAAAAAATTCAGTGTAGATGTAAACAAACTTATTACGATAATAGCGTAGGTAGGTAGCagatacattaaaaatttaaacgaaAATTAGACATAAATGAAGCACCAATGTCCAATTCAATGTTTAGttccaataaaatatatacattaatgttaaaatgttataattacgCACGCTTTGATGACGAAacgatacattttatattatttattttacataattaatatgataaaaatatattttaaaactttataataagtacatgtaaaaaaactacaaaaatgtTAACCCGAatcaataaacaaaaatatttaatgctgtatttaagtttttttcctactcctctactgttatctgtcatttatgcattcattaacacgaatataagaacatacataaaagatttcaagaaaagtctatattgtctattcctcataaaagctcttgtgcttttataagctataacgttactgcgattaatggctaccaacctaacaaaaccaaaacgaatacagttttaaactaagtgcattgctgctaacttacaaaatattcatttggttgcatagtaaaaataattacttcataagtcagaaacacgcatgtgacacccgtaatatagcaacacccatagactacgaagaccgcttagcgttgcttgttagtctccgtaggctacggtggccaaaattgagaaaaaactgtccaaaaaattaatttagcaagtagcaagtaccagggcctcatgagttacgagaaggtgtcgctgaccggccggccgcggaacaaggtatgctcgcgcgtcttggctatatacttttgctgtaatttgtttacctaaattaagatttatttttgttgactcgtaggaaaaatattgtatgcaacgttgtataagtaggtcaaaaaattctcgtggcgtattcctttacaatgttcgcctacgccttcggctccggctcacattgtaactcacgccactcgccttttttgacccttcttatacaactgttgcataaaatactatttcctactcctctactgttatctgtcatttatgcattcattaacacgaatataagaacatacataaaaggtttcaagaaaagtctatattgtatattcctcataaaagctcttgggcttttaatcgctataacgttactgcgattaatggctaccaacctaacaaagccaaaacgaatacagttttaaactaagtgcatagctgccaacttacaaaatattcatttggttgcatagtaaaaataattacttcataagtcagaaacacgcatgtgacacccgtaatatagcaacacccatagactacgaagaccgcttagcgttgcttgttagtctccgtaggctacgatggccaaaattgagaaaaaactgtccaaaaatttaatttagcaagtagcaagtaccagggtctcatgagttacgagaaggtgtcgccgaccggccggccgcggcccggggcgagccgggcgcgtaacaaggtatgctcgcgcgtcttggctatatatttattatgtctcTAAATGCTTCATATAgtcatatttacatttacattaagCGTGTATTACTTGTGCCACCTCTACTAACATTATACTTTCGTTTGGTGAACACGACAAAAACCCTTATATCTAATTtaagtatagtattttatgcaacagttgtataagaagggtcaaaaaaggcgagtggcgtgagttacaatgtgagccggagccgaaggcgtaggcgaacattgtaaaggaatacgccacgagaattttttgacctacttatacaacgttgcatacaatatttttcctacgagtcaacaaaaataaatcttaatttaggtaaacaaattacagcaaaagtatatagccaagacgcgcgagcataccttgttacgcgcccggcccgccccgggccgcggccggccggtcggcgacacctcctcgtaactcatgaggccctggtacttgctaaattaattttttggactgttttttctcaattttggccaccgtagcctacggagactaacaagcaacgctaagcggtcttcgtagtctatgggtgttgctatattacgggtgtcacatgcgtgtttctgacttatgaagtaattattttaactatgcaaccaaatgaatattttgtaagttggcagcaatgcacttagtttaaaactgtattcgttttggttttgttaggttggtagccattaatcgcagtaacgttatagcttataaaagcacaagagcttttatgaggaatagacaatatagacttttcttgaaaccttttatgtatgttcttatattcgtgttaatgaatgcataaatgacagataacagtagaggagtaggaaatagtattttatgcaacagttgtataagaagggtcaaaaaaggcgagtggcgtgagttacaatgtgagccggagccgaaggcgtaggcgaacattgtaaaggaatacgccacgagaattttttgacctacttatacaacgttgcatacaatatttttcctacgagccaacaaaaataaatcttaatttaggtaaacaaattacagcaaaagtatatagccaagacgcgcgagcataccttgttccgcggccggccggtcagcgacaccttctcgtaactcatgaggccctggtacttgctacttgctaaattaattttttggacagttttttctcaattttggccaccgtagcctacggagactaacaagcaacgctaagcggtcttcgtagtctatgggtgttgctatattacgggtgtcacatgcgtgtttctgacttatgaagtaattatttttactatgcaaccaaatgaatattttgtaagttagcagcaatgcacttagtttaaaactgtattcgttttggttttgttaggttggtagccattaatcgcagtaacgttatagcttataaaagcacaagagcttttatgaggaatagacaatatagacttttcttgaaatcttttatgtatgttcttatattcgtgttaatgaatgcataaatgacagataacagtagaggagtaggaaaaagccTTAAAACATCTGCAAAATTGTAACATTTACGTAGTTAGTATAGGATATAATCCATATTCGCATGctgatttaataaattacatgGTACAAAAACTGTAAATACATTGATGTCTCTAACTATACCTACAGAAGCAAGACAATTCCTAATATATaataagctaaattggagcttaaagtatagtaaattgttaaccaagtgacgaaacggtacctttcacgcgagttaaacaaataggcaaatttgcataatcagtacctaattaaagtaagtctttttactatgaaggggaaactttttgcgataactcaaaaacagctaaactgatcatgtccgctatagttttcatttaatgtctttcttaagctctacttccacgatttttttcatattttttggacctatggttcaaaagttagaggggggggggggacacattttctttttctttcggagcgattatctccgaatatattcactttatcaagaaatgtttgttgaagatccCTATTAGTTTtcaaagacctttccaacgatatcccacactgtagggttgaagcgaaaaaaaaaattcacccccactttacgtgttggggaggtacccaaaaaaaaaaaattttttagattttattgtacgactttgtcggctttattgatttatatatccatgccgaatttcagctttctagcactaacgaccacggagcaaagcctcggacagacagacagacggacatggcgaaactataagggttcctagttgactacggaaccctaaaaaaggtatCAAAACCGAGGTTAGCAATTACAGACCGATTACCCTTATACCCATTCTATCTAGGATTCTTGAAAAAATTATGCAGCATATTAAAATCAGCTTTATGCTCTTTATATactctgcctctttcgcactcatgggtTGTTCATATACGATGGCTTCTCTTTCTCATACTTCATCGCTCTAACGGTGAAACAgaaaaatactctttctcgggcccgaGATCGGGTCtgttatcaggcctgataaagtgtggatttAATTGGCACTTTAGCTGTCAAAATCTTGAGCTGATGGGCTAGTTGCCAATgctggtaataaaaaaaaaaagaatcagcTGCACTCGCCAAACGCTGCActaacgtagtgattatatgctctttgggtctaaacttaagcaattttgtataggtactgtttgtaaacgactgtatgtttctaaaatataataaataaataaatagaatgtATAGTCTGTGATATCTGTCAAGAGTGTATTTCTAACATTTCTGTATTTACGTGGTATTTACTTGGTATTTACTACAACGTAGTGGCAGTGACTATATTCTCTTAATATTTATGGGCGGCGGCGCCGCGGCGGATTGACGAGTTCATATTTACCGATACAACGTAGCGGTTGTCGTGATGGACGTGATGCATGCGTGTCGCTGCTGCCTTCGGTGTCCATCTGACAAAGACCTGGAGACGCCGTACACATATCTCGGCAAAACGGAGATATATGCCGACATGATCAAAGAGTGTTTTGATATACATGTAAGTACTACAACTTTAATAGTGAagtaataacaacaaaaataaatttaaggcTAGCCACCATTATTCGCGACTAGCATCATTAGTTTTCTATGTTAATAAATGTCAGTACTATTTAACATGCAGCTGGTACTGGGCGGCTCGGGCTCGTGCGGTATCTGCTCGACTTGCGTCGGCCGCCTGCGAGACGCGAGCGACTTCAAGCTGCAAGTGCAGCGCAGCCATGCAGAGTTGCAGGCACTGCTTGTTAAAGGTTGgcttaaataactatttttttttatctcttcATGTGTATTTGGTGTGTTGAAGAAAATAATGATCTATATTCAATTCTGGAAATCACTAAGGAAGACCATATGTACGGGTTACTAATTAGATGATATGCTACTACACAATATGTATCAGTCATTATACATTGAATTACTGAAATTACTGTGTCATACTGCATTTCCCATAAAAGAAAACAGAACTTTATTGATCTCATGTTGGCACACATGTGTTACAATGTTGGGGCGTTGcattttaatatcataaaacTAAAGCACAATGATCCTATAATTATTATGCAACGCATTGCCACACAAAATAAGATATGCCACTAGGTACTgctcgtttaaaaataaactagtagcTGAGGCCTACTACTCGTTGGATGCCTATTTTCGAGTGCCAAACTAAGCAGCTTAGAATAAATAGTAACTGGTTAGTTAGCCACATAACGAATGATGTAATAATAGATTAAGTACCTAGTACTAAgacatgacatgtaaaatatattttatcaataaattatcgtatcgtatcATATCGCATCATTAGTTCATAAATTGTGACTAAGTCAAGTTTGTTACTCCTTATTTTCCTCTAAATTTTACCACATAAAGTGCCTAATTTGCGATCAGAACTTCATGCTGACTCTGTGGTTTTTtatacaaacaagcatacagcccacACATAAGCTGTTGCCGTAACCTATGGATGACatctccagaggtgttacatgtgcaTTGCTGACCCTTCAAAAACCTGTaccctccttttttgaagaaccccatactgtagacacACCTACAATCCTTTTAATCTtacaataaagaaattattattAGCAGCAATTTTACCCTTCACTGAGCTCAGGGCTTCAGTTTAAGTACTTCAGTTGAGGAATTCTTTAAGTTTTAGGGTTTTACTACCTATTACCTAATTTTCTGTCAGCAGACTACCTCAAGAACTAGAAGGAAGATGGTTACAATTCTCTCAgtttgtttttacttttaataacatTGCTTGTGTTGTTCAGCGGAGTCTGCGGTCAAACCAGAGCAGGCTGATGATAGCGCGGATGATGACTCAGTGTTGGATATGTTATGTAAGTACTTGTCTGTTGACATATTTTTAGTATAACTCTTTAATTACAATACTGGTTTGTCTGTAACTGCAATGCCCTCGTATGTATATCATGTTGCCATTACAAGATGGAGCACATAAGAACACGTGATCACTACACATCAGCACACCCACACCACTGTAGTATAGAAGAGTGGCCACATATGTCAGTTGCATCAACTTGTAAGAGGATTATTTTCACTACCTACTTATAGCTACTACcaagttaaaagtaaaatttttgcCCAAAAGTaaca includes:
- the LOC133530190 gene encoding uncharacterized protein LOC133530190 isoform X2, with protein sequence MDVMHACRCCLRCPSDKDLETPYTYLGKTEIYADMIKECFDIHLVLGGSGSCGICSTCVGRLRDASDFKLQVQRSHAELQALLVKAESAVKPEQADDSADDDSVLDMLYEDPLAKSETDDVMSDGHSSAAGCVFRRHRRPRQGTARDGLFRGARAPPRRRHCEQRRQPILLRTLWHAFQKQDFFKKTLSKHTPVDRTKTICL